A genomic stretch from Mycosarcoma maydis chromosome 3, whole genome shotgun sequence includes:
- a CDS encoding uncharacterized protein (related to CAT2 - Carnitine O-acetyltransferase) has product MLLIRQRNGFELLSTGRFCSSRSLLVRAAVAAPRSLHTSSPAMFALTPWRGSPGTQPKTFSQQKNLPRLPVPKLEQTFDKYLKSLSPFLRQLEEQGKLEGSTAQEEIAKRKQWVHNFLAKGGLGAKLQQRLIDVDRTTDNNWLDDRWWLQKAYHEWRVPLMINSNWWLMFTHDENMPTDLGEHRGHDAYPIAGLGSQNWDESAWGVRRAAWLTSRFLQFKKRLDDEDIMPDSSRAGPFCMHQYTRLYGITRIPAIPHDWNTATPHPAVARHITVIARDNYYELEVIRKDGTLLGVDSIEKAFWDIVADAKKGDGAGVGVLSSDNRDTWTKTREHLLSVAPVNRKSINSIEDSILCVSLDSSVLALSPEHPAPAHEATPIWVDALARNCSGAGRGGHNRWFDKALTIVVEPNGRAGIMGEHSPCDALIPSILCDYAAAEPCPPPGSGFPAELSSPNESASWKKLEWAVDDSTKQSIEQSEQAALQAAKESDIRTLWYNEYGADWIKKVGKHSPDAYLQMALQLAYAKVHGQQTSTYETASTRLFKHGRTDVIRSFSDEAYDFVRGVREGKDAKTLYTLLTAATKSHNTQTRESSTGKGIDRHMTGLRLLLRAEDGETPAIFSDPLFGESQSWRLSTSGLSAGDRFAGTGFGTGYPTESYGINYLAGAQLLKFGIESKNNATTQFAKSLVEALRDMRRICEQGGPPPQATEASKL; this is encoded by the exons ATGTTGCTGATCAGGCAACGAAACGGTTTCGAG CTTCTTTCAACTGGCCGCTTCTGTTCCTCTCGTTCGCTACTCGTGCGCGCCGCCGTTGCAGCTCCTCGTTCCTTGCACACGTCGTCGCCAGCCATGTTTGCTCTCACTCCCTGGCGCGGATCGCCGGGCACCCAGCCAAAAACCTTCAGCCAGCAGAAGAACTTGCCGCGTCTTCCAGTGccgaagctcgagcagacgTTTGACAAATACCTCAAGTCTCTGTCGCCTTTCTTGCGAcagctcgaagagcagggcaagctcgaaggCAGCACCGCACAAGAGGAGatcgccaagcgcaagcagtGGGTCCACAACTTCCTCGCCAAAGGCGGTCTCGGtgccaagctgcagcagaggcTCATTGACGTCGACCGCACCACCGACAATAACTGGCTCGACGACCGTTGGTGGCTCCAAAAGGCCTACCACGAGTGGCGCGTGCCGCTCATGATCAATAGCAACTGGTGGCTCATGTTTACGCACGACGAAAACATGCCCACcgatcttggcgagcacCGCGGTCACGATGCCTATCCCATCGCTGGCCTTGGCTCTCAGAACTGGGACGAGTCTGCATGGGGTGTTCGCCGTGCCGCTTGGCTCACTTCGCGTTTCTTGCAGTTCAAGaagcgtctcgacga CGAGGATATCATGCCTGACTCTTCTCGTGCCGGTCCGTTCTGCATGCACCAATACACTCG CCTCTACGGAATCACACGAATCCCCGCCATCCCGCACGACTGGAACACGGCGACACCGCACCCTGCTGTTGCACGCCACATCACCGTAATCGCGCGTGACAACTACTACGAGCTCGAAGTGATCCGCAAGGATGGCACCTTGCTCGGCGTCGACTCGATTGAAAAGGCGTTCTGGGACATTGTCGCTGATGCCAAGAAGGGCGATGGTGCCGGTGTCGGCGTGCTGAGCTCCGACAACCGCGACACTTGGACAAAG ACCCGCGAGCATTTGCTGAGCGTGGCGCCTGTCAACCGCAAGTCCATCAATTCAATCGAAGATAGCATTCTGTgtgtctcgctcgactcgagTGTACTCGCGCTTTCCCCGGAACACCCTGCCCCAGCCCACGAGGCGACACCCATCTGGGTCGACGCATTGGCTCGCAACTGCAGCGGCGccggacgaggtggacaCAACCGCTGGTTCGACAAGGCTCTCACAATCGTGGTCGAGCCGAACGGACGCGCAGGAATCATGGGCGAGCACTCGCCCTGTGATGCGCTTATCCCCAGTATTCTTTGCGACTAcgccgctgctgagccATGTCCTCCTCCAGGCTCTGGCTTCCCTGCCGAACTGAGCTCGCCCAACGAGTCGGCCAGCTGGAAAAAGCTCGAATGGGCTGTCGACGACTCGACCAAGCAGTCGATCGAGCAATCGGAGCAGGCCGCCCTGCAGGCTGCCAAGGAGTCGGACATTCGCACGCTGTGGTACAACGAGTACGGAGCCGACTGGATCAAAAAGGTGGGCAAGCACAGTCCCGACGCTTACCTGCAGATGGCACTCCAGCTTGCTTACGCCAAGGTTCATGGACAGCAGACATCCACTTACGAGACAGCGTCCACCAGGCTGTTCAAGCACGGCCGTACCGATGTCATCCGCTCCTTCAGCGACGAAGCGTACGATTTTGTACGTGGCGTTCGCGAGGGTAAGGATGCTAAGACGCTCTACACGCTCCTGACGGCGGCGACCAAGTCGCACAACACGCAAACGCGCGAGAGCTCGACAGGCAAGGGTATCGACCGACACATGACTGGTTTGCGCCTACTGCTGCGtgccgaggatggcgagacGCCGGCCATATTCTCGGACCCGCTCTTTGGCGAGTCGCAGTCGTGGCGTCTGAGCACGAGTGGTCTCAGTGCCGGAGACCGATTCGCAGGTACCGGTTTTGGTACTGGCTACCCGACCGAATCGTACGGGATCAATTACCTTGCAGGTGCGCAACTGCTCAAGTTTGGCATCGAGTCCAAGAACAACGCGACGACTCAATTCGCCAAGAGTTTGGTTGAGGCACTCAGAGATATGCGACGCATCTGCGAACAGGGTGGTCCTCCCCCACAGGCGACCGAGGCATCCAAGCTTTAG
- a CDS encoding HMG-box protein Hmg3, whose amino-acid sequence MDEEPLQCCGTSNAGPSKPPPKAQARARSKSLGEPRNVQPYQTNSPPSAPPSHLRKIPRPPNAFILYRTEKIKELKNNKGASLASDVGLDKLDHQRQLSKIVGQLWRDETPEIKAAFQERARQAASEHRQRFPEHRFKPTPRKAFSCAPATCAALQTPETHTHTDFSPGDIRGPLSGSGSGSGRKRASLEGAKSKTSPYSKPHRRTSLASPSSPTVHQTAHDTDHQRGSVKTDAAPDPAAYSAGATQLTRSVSLSTTRQAQITDQQRGSARRSLDGITSQSAAPTHSFDAPVPQHLREHHVFLAPPPAPPLPIGHAITTNHVATNLEAYAQHHELPKPKCSLFDAVSSALPHERRAFLQASLVMKGYPFAVPADASESTEQRTPTVYQTTSSTPKAGQSTTPIEPSESQVFYTTALKRTHTWHSQGVTETTFHQNTGSEAPPIPQTSKANPSPLAVAPPAASSVNLYVDATAAARYGDLGDWSQPEPCFNTSQSQISCYDGSMPPPSASGVYYGQNTSVETSLQAPSGVWDDLVAYLPQPDSFNAIKVASYLPIDSNIHPSNSAFVTLSEPDGANQVQSNFFGFDGQLMAQESVVGESTALGAGVDPVQEELRQRRAVEELLKQMMAPKTPLISTSKCSLHPELHDGTVCLCSSTQQQVVLAEHRSDRQSWPQKAIQGFSESSLLGDVSQPSLQLGADDEACNTCCQPDQTDLKALSTAPASTVQALDNLLTESQVYDYLTSPTTKTNFSRPLLLSAQPQEGRESFFLKGPVSAPPIEQGLSTAEASRLDTAQDSTLDPADSVQTQGEDAVQMATLSGGSHQQRIQQSLRNWKAQRLNSFKSKLARAKHRSSPSSSSLSVEKTKNDQ is encoded by the coding sequence ATGGACGAAGAGCCATTGCAATGTTGTGGCACCAGCAATGCAGGCCCTTCAAAGCCCCCTCCaaaagctcaagctcgcgctcgctccaaAAGCTTGGGAGAGCCCCGGAATGTGCAACCATATCAGACCAATTCTCCACCTTCAGCACCTCCCTCCCATCTGCGCAAGATCCCACGTCCACCAAATGCCTTCATTCTCTACCGCACCGAAAAGATCAAAGAGCTCAAAAACAACAAGGGAGCATCACTTGCATCCGAtgtcggtctcgacaaACTCGATCATCAGCGTCAGCTAAGTAAGATTGTTGGCCAACTCTGGCGAGACGAGACCCCTGAAATCAAAGCTGCTTTTCAGGAGAGAGCGCGACAGGCGGCATCAGAGCATCGACAAAGGTTCCCGGAACATCGCTTCAAGCCTACCCCTAGAAAAGCCTTCTCTTGCGCACCAGCGACATGTGCTGCACTCCAGACGCCTGAGACGCACACCCATACCGACTTTTCTCCAGGCGATATCCGAGGTCCTTTGTCCGGCTCTGGTTCTGGCAGTGGTCGTAAAAGAGCCTCGCTCGAGGGCGCAAAATCCAAAACCTCCCCTTACTCAAAGCCTCATCGTCGTACGTCGTTAGCAAGTCCTTCATCTCCGACTGTGCATCAAACAGCTCATGATACCGACCATCAACGTGGCTCCGTGAAAACTGATGCCGCACCCGACCCAGCAGCGTACTCAGCCGGTGCTACCCAGCTCACCCGCTCTGTATCGCTCAGTACAACAAGACAGGCGCAGATCACTGATCAGCAGCGCGGGTCAGCGAGGCGATCGCTCGATGGAATCACTTCGCAGTCTGCCGCGCCGACGCATTCCTTCGACGCGCCAGTCCCTCAACATCTTCGTGAGCACCACGTATTtctcgctcctcctccgGCACCGCCTCTTCCCATTGGTCACGCTATCACTACGAACCATGTGGCCACAAATCTCGAAGCTTATGCGCAACATCATGAGCTGCCTAAGCCCAAGTGCAGTCTCTTTGACGCAGTAAGCAGTGCGCTGCCGCACGAGCGACGCGCCTTTCTACAAGCTTCTCTCGTTATGAAAGGCTATCCCTTCGCTGTCCCAGCCGATGCTTCTGAGTCCACAGAACAGCGTACGCCTACCGTGTACCAAACCACTTCAAGTACTCCCAAGGCGGGACAGTCCACGACGCCAATCGAGCCATCGGAATCCCAGGTGTTCTACACTACGGCATTGAAAAGAACGCACACTTGGCACAGTCAAGGAGTCACCGAAACAACATTTCACCAGAACACAGGCTCGGAAGCACCGCCAATACCGCAAACAAGCAAAGCCAACCCCAGTCCATTGGCGGTGGCTCCTCCTGCCGCATCCAGTGTGAATCTTTATGTGGATGCCACTGCTGCAGCTAGATATGGTGATCTGGGCGATTGGTCCCAGCCGGAACCTTGCTTCAATACTTCTCAGTCTCAGATCTCTTGTTACGATGGCTCGATGCCTCCGCCTTCCGCATCTGGTGTCTACTACGGGCAAAACACCTCAGTCGAGACGTCGCTGCAGGCTCCAAGTGGTGTTTGGGACGACTTGGTGGCGTATCTCCCGCAGCCGGATTCATTCAATGCTATCAAAGTCGCATCCTATCTACCAATCGACTCCAACATCCATCCTTCGAATTCTGCCTTTGTGACATTGTCCGAGCCTGACGGCGCGAATCAAGTACAGAGCAACTTCTTCGGATTCGATGGTCAGCTCATGGCCCAAGAGAGTGTTGTCGGAGAGAGCACAGCGTTGGGCGCTGGCGTCGATCCTGTCCAAGAAGAGTTACGTCAGAGAAGGGCAGTGGAGGAACTTCTGAAGCAGATGATGGCCCCCAAAACTCCGCTGATTTCAACCTCGAAATGCTCATTGCACCCAGAACTGCATGACGGGACAGTGTGTTTGTGTAGCAGCACGCAACAGCAGGTAGTCCTCGCCGAACATCGATCCGATCGGCAGAGCTGGCCACAAAAGGCGATCCAAGGGTTTAGTGAGTCCTCTCTATTGGGGGATGTCTCACAACCTAGCTTACAGCTTGGTGCCGATGATGAGGCCTGCAATACTTGCTGCCAGCCAGATCAGACCGATCTGAAAGCATTGTCTACAGCACCTGCCTCTACTGTCCAAGCGTTGGATAATCTGCTGACTGAAAGCCAGGTGTACGATTACCTTACATCTCCTACAACAAAGACCAACTTTAGTCGCCCGCTGCTCCTCTCTGCACAGCCTCAAGAGGGGCGAGAATCCTTTTTCCTGAAGGGTCCAGTATCTGCTCCTCCGATCGAGCAGGGTCTATCAACCGCCGAGGCATCCAGGCTTGATACAGCCCAGGATTCCACGTTGGACCCTGCCGATTCTGTGCAGACGCAAGGAGAGGATGCAGTACAAATGGCGACACTGTCAGGAGGAAGTCACCAGCAACGTATTCAGCAATCGCTGCGAAATTGGAAGGCTCAGCGTCTGAATTCTTTCAAAAGCAAACTTGCTCGCGCTAAGCACAGAAGCTCACCCTCCAGCTCATCTCTTTCCGTCGAAAAGACGAAGAATGATCAGTAA
- a CDS encoding putative DNA-directed DNA polymerase delta POL3, whose amino-acid sequence MAPISTATLTQSSVGPSSNKRKIDQHHTSAFTDTLKKLKEEAESNQEVDDQALWPRPYLEPLDIDNDDVTFQQIDIEEHQIVGQPPSIRMYGVTQQGHSVCAHIHGFLPYFYIHAPRGFTANTCHDFTNHLNVLFGARTVHKSELVSKKSLMGYAGQENVAFIKLTISDLRSVPKIRGSFERGEIGFRDLFTPGDVSLTYENIAYTLRFMIDLKIVGMNWVRVQPANYRLRPESQKVSLCQIELDCSCDAIASHAPDDEWSKIAPLRILSFDIECAGRKGIFPEPSVDPVIQIANMVTRQGEPTPFVKNVFTLNTCSHIVGSQVLSFNKEVDMLEAWTKFVQEVDPDVVIGYNIANFDFPYLLDRAKALKSTKFAYLGRERGARTEAKDTHFSSKAYGTRDSKNTELQGRLQLDMLQVMQRDYKLRSYSLNSVSFEFLGEQKEDVHHSLITELQNAGPESRRRLAVYCLKDAYLPQRLMDKLMCFINYIEMARVTGVPFNYLLSRGQQIKVVSQLFRKANEDNYLVPAYKGEGTEDQYEGATVLEPKAGYYDRPIATLDFASLYPSVMMAHNLCYTTLLDKKTIDRLELKQDEDYVITPNNNYFATKKLRKGLLPTVLENLLAARKRAKADLKKETDPFKRAVLDGRQLALKISANSVYGFTGATIGKLPCLEISMSTTAYGRQMIEQTKTYVEKHYTIANGYEYDAEVVYGDTDSVMIKFGVPDLARAMELGAEAAGLVSKTFVDPIKLEFEKVYFPYLLISKKRYAGLYWTRAEKYDKMDTKGIETVRRDNCRLVQTVIETCLRKMLIDRDVKGAEEYAKNIISDLLQNKVDMSQLVITKALAKSDYAAKQAHVELAERMRKRDAGSAPSLGDRVAYVIVKAAKGAAAYERSEDPIYVLDHNIPIDTRYYLENQLAKPLLRIFEPIMGPKANTMLNGEHTRVVQVATSNVGALMKFAVKTVQCLGCRTPLKDQNAPVCRNCRPRVAQLYHEKLARASALEVEFARLWTCCQRCQGSLAQDVLCTNKDCPIFFKRKRAQKDVEDAVHVVQRFDTAW is encoded by the coding sequence ATGGCGCCTATATCAACAGCAACGCTCACCCAGTCATCGGTGGGCCCGTCGTCAAACAAGCGCAAGATCGACCAGCACCACACCTCAGCCTTCACTGATAccctcaagaagctcaaagAGGAAGCCGAATCGAATCAAGAGGTAGACGACCAGGCGCTTTGGCCGCGCCCCTACCTTGAACcgctcgacatcgacaacgacgatgTTACCTTCCAACAGATAGATATCGAGGAGCACCAGATCGTCGGTCAACCACCCTCCATTCGCATGTACGGCGTCACCCAACAAGGCCACTCGGTATGCGCTCACATCCATGGATTTCTCCCTTACTTTTACATCCATGCCCCTCGCGGCTTCACTGCCAACACCTGTCATGACTTTACCAACCATCTCAACGTCCTCTTTGGCGCGCGCACCGTCCACAAGTCCGAGCTTGTCAGCAAGAAGAGTCTCATGGGCTACGCTGGTCAGGAGAATGTCGCCTTTATCAAGCTCACCATTTCAGATCTGCGAAGCGTTCCAAAGATCCGTGGCTCGTTTGAGCGCGGCGAAATCGGCTTCCGCGACCTCTTCACTCCCGGTGATGTCAGCCTAACCTACGAAAACATCGCTTACACTCTGCGCTTCATGATCGACCTCAAGATTGTCGGAATGAACTGGGTTCGAGTTCAGCCCGCCAATTACAGGCTCCGTCCAGAGAGCCAAAAGGTATCACTTTgccagatcgagctcgattgCAGTTGCGATGCCATTGCCTCACATGCTCCCGATGACGAATGGTCCAAGATTGCCCCCCTCCGCATCCTCAGCTTCGATATTGAATGTGCCGGTCGCAAAGGTATTTTCCCAGAACCGTCGGTCGATCCGGTCATTCAGATCGCCAATATGGTCACACGACAAGGTGAGCCGACGCCATTCGTCAAGAACGTGTTTACCCTGAACACTTGCTCGCACATCGTTGGAAGTCAAGTGCTCTCGTTCAACAAGGAAgtcgacatgctcgaggCGTGGACCAAGTTCGTTCAAGAAGTCGATCCGGATGTTGTCATTGGCTACAACATTGCCAACTTTGATTTTCCATActtgctcgatcgagcaaaggcgctcaagtcgaccaAGTTTGCCTACCTCGGTCGCGAACGAGGCGCCCGCACCGAAGCAAAAGATACCCACTTTTCTTCCAAAGCCTACGGAACCCGAGACTCGAAAAACACCGAGCTGCAGGGACGTCTCCAACTCGACATGCTCCAAGTCATGCAGCGAGACTACAAGCTACGATCCTATTCGCTCAACTCGGTTTCCTTCGAGTTTTTGGGCGAGCAGAAGGAAGATGTACACCACTCGCTCATCACCGAGCTCCAAAATGCAGGGCCCGAGTCGCGCCGCCGACTGGCTGTCTACTGTCTCAAGGACGCTTACCTGCCACAGCGACTCATGGACAAGCTCATGTGCTTCATCAACTACATCGAGATGGCCAGAGTCACCGGTGTGCCTTTCAACTACTTGCTTTCGCGCGGCCAACAGATCAAGGTCGTCTCTCAGCTCTTCCGCAAAGCCAACGAGGACAACTACCTCGTCCCGGCTTACAAGGGCGAAGGCACCGAAGACCAATACGAAGGTGCCACTGTCCTGGAGCCCAAAGCAGGCTACTATGATCGACCCATCGCAACCCTGGATTTCGCATCGCTGTATCCCTCGGTCATGATGGCACACAACCTTTGCTACACCACCCTCCTCGACAAGAAGACTATCGAccgactcgagctgaaGCAGGACGAGGACTACGTCATTACCCCCAACAACAACTACTTTGCCACTAAAAAGCTGCGAAAGGGTCTCTTGCCTACCGTTCTCGAAAACCTGCTTGCAGCGCGAAAACGCGCCAAAGCCGATCTGAAAAAGGAGACGGATCCGTTCAAACGTGCTGTGCTCGACGGTCGTCAAttggcgctcaagatcaGCGCCAATTCGGTCTACGGATTCACCGGCGCAACTATCGGCAAGCTGCCGTGTCTGGAAATCTCGATGAGCACCACAGCCTATGGACGACAGATGATTGAACAGACAAAGACATATGTCGAAAAGCACTACACTATCGCCAACGGCTACGAATACGATGCAGAGGTCGTCTATGGTGACACGGATTCGGTCATGATCAAGTTTGGCGTGCCGGATCTGGCCAGAGCCATGGAGCTGGGTGCGGAAGCGGCAGGGCTCGTGTCAAAGACATTTGTCGATCCGATCAAGCTTGAGTTCGAAAAGGTCTACTTCCCCTACCTTTTGATCAGCAAGAAGCGATACGCTGGGCTCTACTGGACTCGAGCCGAAAAGTACGACAAGATGGACACAAAGGGTATCGAGACGGTACGACGTGACAACTGCCGACTGGTACAGACGGTCATCGAGACGTGTCTGCGAAAAATGCTGATCGATCGCGACGTCAAGGGCGCCGAAGAATATGCCAAGAACATCATCTCGGATCTGCTGCAGAACAAAGTGGATAtgtcgcagctcgtcatTACCAAGGCGTTGGCAAAGTCGGATTACGCGGCCAAGCAGGCgcacgtcgagcttgccgaaCGCATGCGCAAGCGTGATGCAGGTTCAGCACCGTCGTTAGGCGATCGCGTAGCCTATGTCATTGTCAAGGCCGCCAAGGGCGCGGCGGCGTACGAGCGCTCCGAGGACCCGATCTACGTGCTCGACCACAACATCCCCATCGACACGCGCTACTACCTCGAGAACCAACTGGCCAaaccgctgctgcgcatctTCGAGCCGATCATGGGCCCCAAAGCCAACACGATGCTCAATGGCGAACACACGCGCGTGGTGCAGGTGGCCACGTCCAACGTCGGCGCGCTCATGAAGTTTGCCGTCAAGACGGTTCAGTGTCTCGGCTGTCGTACGCCGTTGAAGGATCAAAACGCGCCTGTGTGCAGAAATTGTCGCCCAAGAGTGGCGCAGCTGTACCACGAAAAGCTCGCCCGCGCCTCCGCGCTCGAGGTCGAGTTCGCCCGCCTCTGGACGTGCTGCCAGCGATGCCAGGGCAGTCTGGCACAGGACGTGCTGTGCACCAACAAAGACTGTCCCATCTTCTtcaagcgcaagcgtgCGCAGAAAgacgtcgaggatgcagTACACGTCGTGCAGCGCTTCGATACGGCCTGGTGA
- a CDS encoding putative AMP-binding protein — MANLMSVFTPKGGLEATTTAIILPPSSPTPFTFTYARLHELVLDLQSQLASYNLAPGIAVSSSLANGIEFTLAFLATGAERLVAAPLNPNYSQGEVEFYLQDTKSQLLLLPKGALKAGHPAVEAAKKVGGVDVVEIVFDPSHSGSISLVRADGSNVGKKSQIRKPQDDDVALVLHTSGTTGRPKGVPLTHRNLYTTMGNIIATYNLTPVDRTYLVMPLFHVHGLLCGLLATLLSGGSAVIPPKFSASVFWNELSTNKCNWYTAVPTIHQMLLNSPLPNPVPKLRFIRSCSSALSPSTFHQIEKTFRAPVLEAYAMTEAAHQMTSNPLPPAKRKPGTVGIGHGVEIRILDEQGNEVAQGTIGEVCVRGTNVTKGYLNNPKANAESFVTTAENKGFFRTGDQGRKDTDGYVELVGRIKELINRSGEKISPLEVDAALLAVDGIKEAVSFGMPDKLYGEKVGAVVILHKGKECLGEKEIQAAMQGKLTKFKIPERIWITDAIPKTATGKIQRKNVAATFLKKDGAKL; from the coding sequence ATGGCCAATCTCATGTCTGTCTTTACCCCGAAAGGGGGTCTGGAGGCAACGACGACTGCCATCATCCTTCCGCCTTCGTCGCCAACGCCGTTCACGTTCACCTATGCCCGACTTCACGAACTTGTGCTCGACCTCCAGTCGCAGCTTGCTTCGTACAACTTGGCACCGGGAATCGCTGTTAGCTCATCGCTTGCTAACGGAATCGAATTTACGCTTGCCTTCTTGGCTACGGGTGCAGAGAGGCTGGTGGCTGCACCTTTGAACCCAAACTACTCGCAGGGCGAAGTGGAGTTCTATCTGCAGGATACCAAGTCGCAgctgttgctcttgccCAAGGGCGCACTCAAGGCGGGTCACCCTGCCGTCGAGGCAGCCAAGAAGGTCGGAGGCGTCGATGTGGTCGAAATCGTGTTTGATCCTAGCCATTCCGGAAGCATCTCACTTGTTCGTGCTGATGGTAGCAATGTCGGCAAGAAGTCGCAGATTCGCAAGCCGCAGGATGACGATGTTGCTCTAGTGCTTCACACCAGTGGTACCACAGGTCGACCCAAAGGTGTCCCACTCACGCACAGAAACCTGTACACGACCATGGGCAACATCATTGCTACCTACAACCTTACTCCGGTCGACCGCACTTACCTCGTTATGCCGCTCTTCCACGTGCATGGTCTCTTGTGCGGTTTGCTGGCCACGCTCCTGTCCGGAGGCAGCGCTGTGATCCCTCCCAAGTTCTCTGCCAGCGTCTTCTGGAACGAGCTCTCTACCAACAAGTGCAACTGGTATACGGCCGTGCCCACCATTCACCAGATGCTGCTCAACTCTCCGCTTCCGAATCCGGTGCCCAAGCTGCGCTTCATTcgatcttgctcttcgGCTCTGTCGCCTTCGACGTTCCACCAGATCGAAAAGACGTTCCGGGCGCCGGTTCTTGAGGCATATGCCATGACCGAAGCAGCGCACCAGATGACATCCAATCCTCTGCCGCCCGCTAAGCGCAAACCGGGCACCGTTGGCATCGGCCATGGTGTTGAGATCCGTATCCTGGACGAGCAGGGCAACGAAGTGGCTCAAGGCACAATTGGCGAAGTGTGCGTCCGTGGCACTAACGTCACCAAAGGCTACCTGAACAATCCCAAAGCCAACGCCGAATCCTTCGTCACCACGGCCGAGAACAAAGGTTTCTTCCGAACTGGCGATCAGGGCCGCAAGGACACCGACGGCTACGTCGAACTCGTCGGTCGAATCAAAGAGCTCATCAACCGATCTGGCGAGAAAATCTCGCCGCTCGAAGTGGATGCCGCTCTGCTCGCAGTAGACGGCATCAAGGAAGCTGTCTCGTTTGGCATGCCTGACAAGCTGTACGGCGAGAAAGTAGGcgccgtcgtcatccttcACAAGGGCAAGGAGTGCTTGGGCGAAAAAGAGATTCAAGCTGCCATGCAAGGCAAACTGACCAAGTTCAAGATCCCCGAAAGAATCTGGATCACCGACGCTATCCCCAAAACGGCGACAGGTAAGATTCAGAGGAAAAACGTTGCTGCCACATTCCTCAAGAAAGACGGTGCCAAGCTGTAG